The Candidatus Omnitrophota bacterium region CCGATATGCGGGACATCATATACGGTCGGACCGCACACATACATCTTTACTTTTCCATCATCTATCGGGCGGAACTCGTCTTTTTCCCTTGTGAGCGTGTTATATATCCTCATGCGGTCTCGCCTTCCGTATCCCCGTTATCGGGGCCATGGTGGTATTCCCCCAGTTCCCCCTCAATATGGTCTATCTCATGCTGCAGCCTTTCCAGGGCCTGCTGGAGCGGATCGGGCAGTGATGTATGATCGAGGTTTATCCCGCCCGGAAGACGTTTCCCCTTCCGTCTGGCTATCCTGCCCGGCACACCTACCACCGTGGAATCATCAGGCACATCACGCAGGACCACGGCGTTACTTCCTATCATGACATTGTTACCGACAGTGATGTTACCCAGCACTTTAGCGCCAGCGCCCACGACCACATTATCTTTCAGTGTGGGATGCCTTTTTCCCGTTTCTTTCCCCGTACCCCCCAAAGTGACCCCCTGAAAAAGCGTCACATTGTCACCTATAACGGTCGTTTCACCTATGACCACTCCCATCCCGTGGTCTATGAAGAAACCTTTGCCGATAGCCGCTCCGGGATGTATCTCTATACCGGTTATCCACCTGGCGAACTGGGATATGAACCTGGGGAGGAAAGGCACCTTCATGCCTGCCAACACGTGCGATATCCTGTAGAGCACCAGGGCGTGCAGTCCAGCATACGTGAATATTATTTCCGCGTATGAACGCGCCGCCGGGTCCCTGTCCTTGGCGGCCTTCAGCTCTCCCGAGAAAAAGACCCTGACAAGGGCATAGAACAGTATAAGCGCCGCTACCAAGAGCAGCATGAACTGTAAAATGCAATCCATTTCATCCCCCGTATTATACTCGTCACTCTTTAATTAGCGTTACCACGACGTACGCGGCCATCGCTTTTTTCTCTCCGATATCCCCCATAGCCTCGGATGTTTTACCCTTGATATTGACGTCATCCTGCCTTATCCCCAAAGCAACGGATATATTCTTCTTCATCCCGTCCCGGTAAGGCCCCAGCCTGGGTTCTTCCGTTATAACGATACAATCCACGTTGCCCGGCTTGAACCCTTTCCCGCGCATGGACCCCGCGACCTCGTCCAGGAACCCCATGCTCGAGGCGTCCTTATATCTGGGGTCCGTGTCCGGGAACTTCATCCCGATGTCCCCTTCCCCCATGGCTCCCAGGATAGCGTCGCATAAGGCATGAAGCAGCACATCCCCGTCGGAATGTCCGATCGGACCTCGGTCGCATGGTATTTTCACCCCGCCGATGACCATTTGCCGTCCCTTATCCAGCCGATGGATATCATAACCTATACCTATCTTCATGCCGCCGGCCCTTGCTCGCTCCGGTCTTCGTCCCCCCCGGACCTGCCGTTACCATTACTTTTTCTGGGTTCGTTCTTCTCCATTATGTTGGCGAATATCATGCGTCCGGCCGATGTCTGGAGTACGCTGGACACGGCCACTTTGGCCGTCCTGCCCATGAATCTCCGGCCATTGTCCACCACTATCATCGTTCCGTCGTCCATGAACGCCACGCCCTGGTTCTTCTCCTTGCCTTCTTTCTTGATATGAACGGTCATTTGTTCCCCCGGGAACACCACCGGCCGCATGGCGCCCGCAAGGTCGTTCAGGTTAAGGACCTTGACACCGTCAAGCTTGGCCACCTTGTTAAGGTTCAGGTCGTTCGTGAAGATCGGGCAGTTGAGTATCTTCGCCAGCCTTACCAGCTTAGCGTCGACCTCTTTTATCTCAGGGAACCTTTCCTCATGTATGATCACCTCAATGCCGTTCACGCTCTTCAGGGCGTCAAGGATGTCAAGACCCCTTCTTCCGCGAGAACGTTTACCGTCATCCGTGCTGTCGGCCACCTGCTGGAGTTCCTGCAACACGAACCTTGGGACAATAAGCTTGCCCTCCATGAAGCCGCTTTCGCACACTCCCGCGATACGACCGTCGATTATAACGCTCGTATCCAGTATGAATATCTGGTCCCTGCGGTCTTCCCGCGAGAACCTAACGTACGGGATGACCAGGTTGAACTCATCCTTACCCTTGATAGATATCACCATTCCCAGGTAACAAAAAATAAGAGTGAATACCATCTGCGCTACGGAACGGAACTCATCCCCCATCGGCAGTATCCTGAGCACTATCCCGACCATCCATGACATGAATATACCGAACATGAGCCCGAACGCCGCCACGGAAAGATTACGCAGCGATACCCTTTTCAGGCTGCTTTCCACAAGGATCACAACGATACTCCACGCGAAACCCAGCACCGCCCCCATATAGGCCTTTTCCGGAGTAAAATCCGGGACCAGTGGCCATAGGTAATATCCGCACATCGTGCTTATTATTACGAAAAAAATACGTATTAACCTTATCGTCATCTTTCCCTTCCTTTCACTTTCATGGTAATAACAAAAATATGGAAATAACCGTGGGACCAGCGCCGGGGCGCGCTTTCCCGTTACGTGTTATCATTTATCACGTTTCCTCTTATCCGGGGTCTTGTGCAGGAGCTTCCATGGATTTGCCTTTATATCCCCAGTGAACCCCGAAACATCCTCGTATACTTTCTCTTCCACAAGAAGCCGGCCTATAGTACCTTCACCCCTCCTGAGCCGCCCGGATATGGCGGTAAGATCATCATAGAAGGTACTGTCGGATATGAACTTGCCCAAAGTACCTTCTCCCGCGGCCACACGTTCCATGACATCTTTGGAAAGGCTGATAAATTCCGTCATGTTCTCCATCTGCTGGCCGACACTCACGGGGTTACGGCCATCCATTACGGTCCCCTGCGTAATGAGATCACTCCCCCCGGTCCCCGGACTTATCTCCAGGTATTGTTCACCCAGAAGGCCGAGCGAGTTTATCCTGGGCACGGCGTCGACCTCTATGTTCGTGCCCTCATCGACCTTCACGTCCAGTTTTACACGGGTCCTCTGCTTTTGCTCGTCATAATATATGGCTATACCGGTCACTTCCCCGACATCGACACCGGCATACCTTACAGGAGAGTTCTTGTTTATCCCGTTCACGTAATCGAACACGACATTGAAGGTATATCCCTTTTCGAACTTGTATATGTCCCCTATCGAAAAGACTATGAAGAACATCAGGAATATCCCCAGCCCCATAAAGAGCCCTACCTTGAGTTCCAGCTTGTCGTCCCTTATCATTTATCTCTCCCCTCGCTCGTTCATATTTGATCAGACACTAGGGCCATCCTGTGTTATCGGACCCTTGGCGTTCCCGCTAATGAATTGTCGCACCAGCTCGTTATCCGAGTTCTTTATCTCATCCGGGGTCCCGACCGCTATTATCCTCTTTCCGTACAACATGGCTATCCTGTCCGCCACCCTGTACGCGCTCTTCATGTCGTGCGTAACGGTAACGGACGTGACCTTCATCCCCTCATGAAGATCGCGTATGAGGCCGTTTATGATATCCCCCGTGATCGGGTCCACCCCCGTCGTGGGCTCATCAAAAAGCATTATCTCCGGAGGCATACACACGGCCCTGGCCAGGCCCACCCTCTTACGCATACCGCCTGAAAGTTCCGCCGGCTTGACGTGGTTGATCCCGCGGAGCCCCACCATGGCCAGGCATTCGTTCACCCTTTTCTCTATATGTTCCACCGGAAAGGACGTATACTCCAGGTGCCGGAACCCCACGTTCTCGAACACAGTAAGGGAATCGAAAAGCGCCGCCCCCTGGAAGAGCATGCCGAACTTCATCCGCATCTCGTTGAGTTCCCTGCTGTCCAGGCCAGCTATATCCACCCCGTCGATCAATATCTGTCCCTCATCCGGCTTGAGCAGCCCTATTATGTGTTTCAACAGGACGCTTTTCCCGCAACCGGAGCGTCCGATTATCACCATGGATTCACCCGTATTTATCGTAAGGTCCAGGCCGTCGAGCACCTTGCGCCCACCGAAAGATTTACTTACGTTCCTGATCTCTATCATCCGCTGTTACCGCCACCCTATCTCATAAAATAAAAAAGAGCCGTGAAAAAACAATCCGCCACTATGATAAGTATGAAACTTCTCACTACGCTCGATGTAGTGGACCTGCCTACGCCTTCCGCGCCGCCCGCGGCGTTGACCCCCTCGAAACACGCTATCACACATATGATAACGGCAAAGGAAAGGCTCTTTATCAGCCCCGTAATAACATCCTTGAGCGCAAGCGGGGTGAATGTCATTTTCGTATACATCGCGTGCGTTATATTTAGCTTACCCACCCCTATGAGGTATCCTCCCGCTATACCGAAAAAATCAGCGCATATGGTCAAAAGCGGCACCATTACCAGGAGCGCGATAAAACGCGGCACCACCAGATACTGCACCGGGTTCGCGGACAGGGTCTCAAGGGCCTCTATCTGCTCGGTCACCTTCATTGTCCCGAGTTCCGCCGTGATCGCGGCACCACACCTCCCGGCCACTATGAGGGCCGTGAGGACCGGACCCAACTCGCGGGTAAGGGAAAGCGCAACAAGAGAAGCGATATACATCTCAGCGGACACTTTCTGCATCTGGTACGCGCTTTGCAGCGCGAGCACTATACCCGTGAAAAAGCTTATGAGAAGCACTATGGGCAGACTTTCCACACCTATCTTGTTCATCTGCTCAAGCGTCTGTCTTTTCCTTGATCCGGGCGCGAACAGCCAGAACACCGTCTTAGCCAGTAGCACGGATAACCCGCCCATATACGCGAAGAATCCCAGTACCCTGCCCTTTATGTATGAATACGCCCCGTTCAACTGACCTTTCCCCTCCGGCCACGGACATACCTGCCCTCAAGACAGGCCTTACGCGAACATCCATGACACATCATCATTTGCCGCTTTTCTCCGGAACGGATTCCGTCACCCCTTCAAGGACGAACTCGAGTTCCTGTTTATTCTCCGGCAGAGTGACCTTTATCCGCGAACCGTCCTTGAAGGTCCCGGCGAGGATCTCTTCAGAAAGCGGGTTCTCCAGATAACGCTGTATGGTCCGCTTGAGCGGACGGGCGCCATAGGTCACGTCAAAACCTTTTTCTATCAAGAAGTCCTTTGCGGCGTTGTCCAGCACTATTTCCAGATGTTTCTCCCTCACCCGGATCTGGACCTCCCTGACCTCTATCTCGACTATATGTTTCAGGTCTTCCCGGTTAAGGCTGTGGAACACTATCACGTCGTCCACCCTGTTCAGGAACTCCGGTTTGAACGTTTTCTTCACCTCTTCCAAGAGCCTGCTTTTCATGTCCTTGTAGGTCTCGACCTCTTCCTGCGGCTTGAACCCGATAGACCCTGTCTTCTTCAAAAGTTCCGCTCCTATGTTCGACGTCATAATAAGTACCGTATTCTTGAAGCTGACCTTCCTGCCGTAGGAATCCGTAAGCCTTCCCTCGTCCAATACCTGCAGAAGTATGTTAAAGACATCCGGATGGGCCTTCTCTATCTCGTCAAGAAGCACCACCGAATAAGGTTTCCTGCGCACCCTTTCAGTAAGCTGTCCGCCTTCGTCATACCCGACATACCCGGGAGGCGCTCCCACAAGACGCGACACGTTGAACTTCTCCATGTATTCGGACATGTCTATCTGTATGACGGCGTCCTCGTCCCCGAACATCACTTCGGCAAGTTTGCGGCCAAGCAGGGTCTTGCCGACCCCGGTCGGGCCCAGGAATATAAAGGTGCCTATCGGCCTGTTCGGGTCCTTGATCCCGGCGCGCGAACGCCTGACGGCATGGGCTATAGCTGTTATGGCCTCATCCTGCCCCTGTACCCTTTTCGTGAGATGCTCTTCCAGTTTCAGGTATTTGTCGGACTCGGTCTCTTCCACCCTCACGAGAGGTATCCCGGTCCAGTTGGACACTATGTTCGCTATCTCTTCTTCCCCCACAACGATCTCCTGGTGCATCTGTCCGTTCTTCCACTTCTGCTGCTGCTCATCCAGCTGCTGGCGCGTAAGTCTTTCCGAGTCACGGAAACGCGCGGCTTTTTCAAAGTCCTGGGCCTTGACCGCGGCCTCTTTCTCAAGACGATATTTTTCGATCTGGTTCTCTATCTCCTTCATGTCCTTTGGCATGATCATCCTGGAAAGCTTTGCCTTAGAACCCGCTTCGTCGATAAGGTCTATGGCTTTATCGGGAAGGAACCTTCCGCTTATGTATTTATCGGAAAGTTTGGCCGCCGCCTCCAGCGCCTTGTCGGAAAAATTCACTTTATGGTGCGCCTCATATTTATCCCTTAAACCCCTCAATATCTGTATGGTCTCCTCCACCGTGGGAGGATCCACCATTACCGGCTGGAACCGTCTTTCCAGGGCCGGGTCTTTTTCTATGTTCTTCCTGTATTCGTCGAGCGTGGTGGCGCCTATGCACTGTATCTCCCCGCGTTGCAGTGACGGTTTCAGTATGTTGGACGCGTCTATGGCCCCTTCGGCCCCGCCCGCCCCCACAAGAGTGTGTATCTCGTCAATGAACACAATGACGTCGGGGGAGTCCTTTATCTCCTTCATTATCGCTTTTATGCGTTCCTCGAACTGCCCCCTGTATTTGGTGCCCGCTATCATCATGGCAAGATCGAGGATAAGGAGCCTCCTGTCCTTCAATATTTCCGGCACATCTCCCGAATTTATCTTCTGGGCCAGTCCCTCCACGATAGCCGTCTTGCCTACCCCGGCTTCACCTATCAATATGGGGTTGTTCTTTTTTCTGCGGCCAAGTATCTGTATGACCCTCTCTATCTCCTTGTCCCGGCCTATTACAGGGTCCAGCTCGTCATGTCTGGCCATCTCCGTGAGGTCCCTCCCGAAAGAATCCAGAGCGGGCGTCTTTGTCTTTTTCTTGCGTTTCGCGTCCCCCGCCATGGAATAACCGGGGACAGACGAGCCCAGGAGGTTAAGCACCTCATCCCTCACGGTCTTAAGGTCAAGCCCCACGTTCAGGAGAACCTGGCTCGCCACGCCGTCACCCTCACGAATGAGCCCCAGGAGCAGGTGTTCCGTCCCTATGTAGTTGTGCCCGAGCGTCCTGGCCTCATCCATCGCCAGCTCAATGACCTTCTTGGCCCGCGGCGTGAAGGGGATATCCTTCTCGGCGCCGCCTTCGGTCCCGGGCTGCACGAGCTTTTCAACTTCCTGCCGAATATTGTCAGTGTCAAGCCCCAGGCTCGTGAGCACCGCGGCCGCGACACCTTCCCCTTCTTTTATGAGCCCGAGAAGTATATGCTCGGTACCGATATATTCGTGGTTGAACCTTTTGGCCTCATCCTTGGCCAGAAGTATGACCTTTCTGGCGCGTTCAGTAAATCTGTTAAAAGCGGGCATGTTGTTCCTCCTTGGGTTACAACTGTTGTATTATCACGTTATTTCTCACTAAGTTTCATACGCACGAAATCCGCGCGTTTAATATCCCTTTCGAACGGCTCTATCTTGTCATCGTTCATCATCTGCAGGTGCGCCGGCTGGGCATACACCAGTATACCGTTTATCTCCGACGGGCCTATCCCTTTTATGATGCCAAGGTCCATTCCCAACCGCACCGCGGAAAGAAGTTTTATGGCCTCGCGCGACGTTATTATCCTGACATCCTTGAGCGTGGAATACGATAGGTTGATCTTTTCCGTAAGCTCGTTCTTCTTGTTCTTGATGAGCGCCTCTCTGGTCTCCCTTTCCTTTTCCACGATCTTCTTTATGACCCTCTCAAGGTTGCCCAGTATCCCCATCTCGGAATACCCCAGCGCTACCTGGTTGGATATCTGGAAAAAATCCCCCAGCGCTTCCGTTCCTTCGCCGTAAAAACCGCGTATGGTCATGCCCAGCTTGGATATGGCGTCGAACACGTTCTCTATCTGCCCGGTCATGACAAGCCCCGAAAGATGGAGCATTACCGACGCTCTCAATCCCGTTCCCGTATTCGTCGGGCATGAAGTAAGATACCCGTACTTGGCGGAGAAATCGAACGGTATGTATTTCCCCAGGTCATTGTCTATTTCGTCGGCTATCCTCCACGCTTCCATGAGATCGAACCCCGACTTCAGGACCTGCATCCTGATATGGTCCTCCTCATTCAGCATTATGCTCGTTATCTCTTTGTCATCCACGACAAGGCCCTTGCTCTCGGCGTTCATGACGTGTTCCCGGCTTATAAGGTGCCTTTCGACAAGGAAATCCCTTTCCAGGGGAGAAATATCCCTCATCTTCAGAAAAAGAGAGTTACTCAAGAAGGCGCTTTTTTTCATCGCCCCCATCATCTTGTTCAGAATAGCTTCCCGCTGGTCCGCACCCGCTCTCGTGAAATATACCTCTCCTTTCACGTTACGCGCGAGCCTTATCCTGGTGGATATGGCGATATCCGACCCCGGGCCTTCGCCCCGCAGCCATTCACTTCCTCTTTTAAGCATTGTGTCAAGTTTCATATCCCCGTCATTCCCTGAAATCGAGTTTGTTCTCTATCTCTTTTATCTGATCACGGACAAGAGCGGCCTTCTCGAACTCTTCGGCCCGCACCAAACGGTCGAGTTCCGTCTTTAACTGCCGGTAGAGCTTCTGTTTGCCGACCATAGCCTCCCCTTTGAACGGAAGCTTCCCCACATGGTTATCGGAACCATGGATCTTCCTGAGGAGGTCGTTCAGGTTCTTGCTGAACGCGGTATAACATTCCCCGCATCCAAGCCTGCCTGTCCCCTGGAAATCATAATACGTCATCTTGCACCTGGGGCATTGCACCATCATGCCTTCGGACATCTGTCCGTCAGGCAGTACAGCACCGAAATCCATAAGCCCGGACAAAAGGTCCGTAAGCCCGAAATGCGACTGCATCTCCTCGCTTTTGAGCTTGGCGCACTTGTCGCAAAGGTGCATCTTCGTCACCTTGTCGTTAACGACCTCGGTCAAATGTACCGTGGCGTTGGGAGCTCCGCAACTATCACATTTCATGGCATTTCCTCTTTCCGCTCACGTGATCAGTAAATCGTCCCTTCCTTGCCGGTAAGGTCGTGGTACGCCGCGCGCAGGTCTTTAGTGACCTGTCCCGGTTTACCGTCACCGATGACCTTATCCCCGATCTTCACGACCGGTATTATCTCGGCGGCCGTACCCGTAAGGAAACATTCCTCGGCGTTATAAAGCGTCTCGGGCTTCATCTCCCGGAACCCCGTGGATATCCCCAGCGATGACGCCAGTTCCATGACGGCTTTCTGCGTTATTCCCGCGAGCGCCCCCATTTCCGAAGGAGGAGTCGAAAGCACACCGTCCTTTACCGTGAATATATTGTCCCCCGTACATTCCACGACGTAGCCATCAATGCTGAGCATCAGGGCCTCCATGGTCCCGGCATCTATCGCGTCGATCTTTCCCAGGATGTTGTTCAGGTAGTTCAAGGATTTCACCCGCGGGTCTATGGAAGACGGGTGGTTCCTTCTTACTCCCGCTATGATGATCGGCAACCCGTTCTCATAGAACGATTCTGGGTACAACGTGATCTTGTCGGTTATGATAAAGACCGTAGCCTTCTTGCATTTTCTCGGGTCAAGGCCCAGGTCTCCCACACCACGGGTAACGACAACACGTATATACGCGTCGTTCAGGTC contains the following coding sequences:
- the cysE gene encoding serine O-acetyltransferase produces the protein MDCILQFMLLLVAALILFYALVRVFFSGELKAAKDRDPAARSYAEIIFTYAGLHALVLYRISHVLAGMKVPFLPRFISQFARWITGIEIHPGAAIGKGFFIDHGMGVVIGETTVIGDNVTLFQGVTLGGTGKETGKRHPTLKDNVVVGAGAKVLGNITVGNNVMIGSNAVVLRDVPDDSTVVGVPGRIARRKGKRLPGGINLDHTSLPDPLQQALERLQHEIDHIEGELGEYHHGPDNGDTEGETA
- the ispF gene encoding 2-C-methyl-D-erythritol 2,4-cyclodiphosphate synthase, encoding MKIGIGYDIHRLDKGRQMVIGGVKIPCDRGPIGHSDGDVLLHALCDAILGAMGEGDIGMKFPDTDPRYKDASSMGFLDEVAGSMRGKGFKPGNVDCIVITEEPRLGPYRDGMKKNISVALGIRQDDVNIKGKTSEAMGDIGEKKAMAAYVVVTLIKE
- a CDS encoding PIN domain-containing protein, whose product is MTIRLIRIFFVIISTMCGYYLWPLVPDFTPEKAYMGAVLGFAWSIVVILVESSLKRVSLRNLSVAAFGLMFGIFMSWMVGIVLRILPMGDEFRSVAQMVFTLIFCYLGMVISIKGKDEFNLVIPYVRFSREDRRDQIFILDTSVIIDGRIAGVCESGFMEGKLIVPRFVLQELQQVADSTDDGKRSRGRRGLDILDALKSVNGIEVIIHEERFPEIKEVDAKLVRLAKILNCPIFTNDLNLNKVAKLDGVKVLNLNDLAGAMRPVVFPGEQMTVHIKKEGKEKNQGVAFMDDGTMIVVDNGRRFMGRTAKVAVSSVLQTSAGRMIFANIMEKNEPRKSNGNGRSGGDEDRSEQGPAA
- a CDS encoding MlaD family protein, which translates into the protein MIRDDKLELKVGLFMGLGIFLMFFIVFSIGDIYKFEKGYTFNVVFDYVNGINKNSPVRYAGVDVGEVTGIAIYYDEQKQRTRVKLDVKVDEGTNIEVDAVPRINSLGLLGEQYLEISPGTGGSDLITQGTVMDGRNPVSVGQQMENMTEFISLSKDVMERVAAGEGTLGKFISDSTFYDDLTAISGRLRRGEGTIGRLLVEEKVYEDVSGFTGDIKANPWKLLHKTPDKRKRDK
- a CDS encoding ABC transporter ATP-binding protein, whose product is MIEIRNVSKSFGGRKVLDGLDLTINTGESMVIIGRSGCGKSVLLKHIIGLLKPDEGQILIDGVDIAGLDSRELNEMRMKFGMLFQGAALFDSLTVFENVGFRHLEYTSFPVEHIEKRVNECLAMVGLRGINHVKPAELSGGMRKRVGLARAVCMPPEIMLFDEPTTGVDPITGDIINGLIRDLHEGMKVTSVTVTHDMKSAYRVADRIAMLYGKRIIAVGTPDEIKNSDNELVRQFISGNAKGPITQDGPSV
- a CDS encoding ABC transporter permease, with translation MNGAYSYIKGRVLGFFAYMGGLSVLLAKTVFWLFAPGSRKRQTLEQMNKIGVESLPIVLLISFFTGIVLALQSAYQMQKVSAEMYIASLVALSLTRELGPVLTALIVAGRCGAAITAELGTMKVTEQIEALETLSANPVQYLVVPRFIALLVMVPLLTICADFFGIAGGYLIGVGKLNITHAMYTKMTFTPLALKDVITGLIKSLSFAVIICVIACFEGVNAAGGAEGVGRSTTSSVVRSFILIIVADCFFTALFYFMR
- a CDS encoding ATP-dependent Clp protease ATP-binding subunit — its product is MPAFNRFTERARKVILLAKDEAKRFNHEYIGTEHILLGLIKEGEGVAAAVLTSLGLDTDNIRQEVEKLVQPGTEGGAEKDIPFTPRAKKVIELAMDEARTLGHNYIGTEHLLLGLIREGDGVASQVLLNVGLDLKTVRDEVLNLLGSSVPGYSMAGDAKRKKKTKTPALDSFGRDLTEMARHDELDPVIGRDKEIERVIQILGRRKKNNPILIGEAGVGKTAIVEGLAQKINSGDVPEILKDRRLLILDLAMMIAGTKYRGQFEERIKAIMKEIKDSPDVIVFIDEIHTLVGAGGAEGAIDASNILKPSLQRGEIQCIGATTLDEYRKNIEKDPALERRFQPVMVDPPTVEETIQILRGLRDKYEAHHKVNFSDKALEAAAKLSDKYISGRFLPDKAIDLIDEAGSKAKLSRMIMPKDMKEIENQIEKYRLEKEAAVKAQDFEKAARFRDSERLTRQQLDEQQQKWKNGQMHQEIVVGEEEIANIVSNWTGIPLVRVEETESDKYLKLEEHLTKRVQGQDEAITAIAHAVRRSRAGIKDPNRPIGTFIFLGPTGVGKTLLGRKLAEVMFGDEDAVIQIDMSEYMEKFNVSRLVGAPPGYVGYDEGGQLTERVRRKPYSVVLLDEIEKAHPDVFNILLQVLDEGRLTDSYGRKVSFKNTVLIMTSNIGAELLKKTGSIGFKPQEEVETYKDMKSRLLEEVKKTFKPEFLNRVDDVIVFHSLNREDLKHIVEIEVREVQIRVREKHLEIVLDNAAKDFLIEKGFDVTYGARPLKRTIQRYLENPLSEEILAGTFKDGSRIKVTLPENKQELEFVLEGVTESVPEKSGK
- a CDS encoding protein arginine kinase, translated to MKLDTMLKRGSEWLRGEGPGSDIAISTRIRLARNVKGEVYFTRAGADQREAILNKMMGAMKKSAFLSNSLFLKMRDISPLERDFLVERHLISREHVMNAESKGLVVDDKEITSIMLNEEDHIRMQVLKSGFDLMEAWRIADEIDNDLGKYIPFDFSAKYGYLTSCPTNTGTGLRASVMLHLSGLVMTGQIENVFDAISKLGMTIRGFYGEGTEALGDFFQISNQVALGYSEMGILGNLERVIKKIVEKERETREALIKNKKNELTEKINLSYSTLKDVRIITSREAIKLLSAVRLGMDLGIIKGIGPSEINGILVYAQPAHLQMMNDDKIEPFERDIKRADFVRMKLSEK
- a CDS encoding UvrB/UvrC motif-containing protein encodes the protein MKCDSCGAPNATVHLTEVVNDKVTKMHLCDKCAKLKSEEMQSHFGLTDLLSGLMDFGAVLPDGQMSEGMMVQCPRCKMTYYDFQGTGRLGCGECYTAFSKNLNDLLRKIHGSDNHVGKLPFKGEAMVGKQKLYRQLKTELDRLVRAEEFEKAALVRDQIKEIENKLDFRE
- the ilvE gene encoding branched-chain-amino-acid transaminase, whose protein sequence is MGLKIFLNGALVEKEKAVVSVFDHGLLYGDGVFEGIRSYNRKVFRLDEHLDRLYQGAKVIRLDVPYTKEELRDHILDTLKANDLNDAYIRVVVTRGVGDLGLDPRKCKKATVFIITDKITLYPESFYENGLPIIIAGVRRNHPSSIDPRVKSLNYLNNILGKIDAIDAGTMEALMLSIDGYVVECTGDNIFTVKDGVLSTPPSEMGALAGITQKAVMELASSLGISTGFREMKPETLYNAEECFLTGTAAEIIPVVKIGDKVIGDGKPGQVTKDLRAAYHDLTGKEGTIY